One genomic window of Salvia miltiorrhiza cultivar Shanhuang (shh) chromosome 4, IMPLAD_Smil_shh, whole genome shotgun sequence includes the following:
- the LOC131021305 gene encoding transcription factor ILI3-like: protein MSSRRARASRLTEDELNNLIFKLHASLPHHSNSTSDKKTSAAKILKRTCNYIKKLQKEVDDLSDGLSQALASGDINAADADTITTFLQL, encoded by the exons ATGTCGAGCAGAAGAGCAAGAGCTTCCAGACTTACAGAAGATGAGCTTAACAACCTCATCTTCAAACTACACGCATCCTTGCCACATCATTCTAACTCAACCTCTGATAAAAAg ACAAGTGCAGCAAAGATTTTGAAAAGGACATGCAATTACATAAAGAAGCTGCAGAAGGAAGTGGATGATCTAAGTGATGGACTTTCTCAAGCTTTGGCTTCTGGAGATATCAATGCCGCTGATGCAGACACCATTACCACATTTTTACAGCTCTAA